From a region of the Mycobacterium intracellulare ATCC 13950 genome:
- a CDS encoding phytoene desaturase family protein has product MTGYDAIVIGAGHNGLTAAVLLAKAGLRTVCLDPKLYAGGMASTVELFDGYQFEIAGSVQFPTSQVVVDELGLDTLPTIDLDVMSVAVRGVGDDPLVQYSDPVKLFTHLNEVHGADAVNGMAGLMAWSQGPTRALGRFEAGTPPKSIDEMYACATNEFERAAIDDMLFGSVTDVLDRYLPDREKHGALRGSMTVLAVNTLYRGPATPGSAAALAFGLGVPEGDTMQMKKLRGGIGALTSHLCDVLESHGGEVRLRTKVTEILVADGRVTGVRTEAGETLHAPIVVSGIAPDTTLNDLIDPAALPADIRARYARIDHRGSYLQMHFALDEAPAFAAPYEALNAPAMQASIGLFCTPEEVQRQWEDARRGVVPADPTVVLQIPSQNDPDLAPAGKHAASAFALFFPIEGDVDYGQAKVEMGQRVIDKITRLAPNFERSIIRHTTFTPKHMGVMFGAPGGDYCHGLLNANQVGPNRPGPRGFLGQPIPIEGLYLGSAGCHGGPGITFIPGYNAARAALDAR; this is encoded by the coding sequence ATGACTGGATATGACGCGATCGTCATCGGTGCGGGGCACAACGGTCTGACCGCGGCGGTGCTGCTGGCCAAGGCCGGGCTGCGGACGGTGTGCCTGGATCCCAAGCTCTACGCCGGCGGGATGGCTTCCACCGTCGAGCTTTTCGACGGGTATCAGTTCGAGATCGCCGGCTCGGTGCAGTTCCCGACGTCACAGGTGGTGGTCGACGAGCTGGGCCTGGACACCCTGCCGACGATCGACCTGGACGTGATGTCGGTGGCGGTGCGCGGGGTCGGCGACGATCCGCTGGTTCAATACAGCGACCCGGTCAAGCTGTTCACCCACCTCAACGAGGTGCACGGGGCCGACGCCGTCAACGGGATGGCGGGGCTGATGGCGTGGAGCCAGGGCCCGACCCGCGCGCTGGGCCGCTTCGAAGCCGGCACCCCGCCCAAGAGCATCGACGAGATGTATGCCTGCGCCACAAACGAATTCGAGCGCGCGGCCATCGACGACATGCTGTTCGGCTCGGTCACCGACGTGCTGGACCGCTACCTGCCCGACCGCGAGAAACACGGCGCGCTGCGCGGTTCGATGACCGTGCTGGCCGTCAACACGCTGTACCGCGGCCCGGCCACTCCCGGCAGCGCGGCCGCGCTCGCCTTCGGCCTCGGCGTTCCCGAGGGCGACACGATGCAGATGAAGAAGCTGCGCGGCGGCATCGGCGCGCTCACCTCGCACCTGTGCGACGTGCTGGAAAGCCACGGCGGGGAGGTTCGGCTGCGCACCAAGGTGACCGAGATCCTCGTCGCGGACGGGCGGGTGACCGGGGTGCGCACCGAGGCGGGGGAGACGCTGCACGCTCCGATCGTCGTTTCGGGCATCGCCCCGGACACCACGCTCAACGACCTGATCGATCCCGCCGCGCTGCCCGCCGACATCCGGGCGCGCTACGCGCGCATCGACCACCGCGGCAGCTACCTGCAGATGCACTTCGCGCTGGACGAGGCCCCCGCCTTCGCCGCGCCGTATGAGGCCCTCAACGCACCGGCCATGCAGGCCTCCATCGGCCTGTTCTGCACGCCGGAAGAGGTCCAGCGGCAGTGGGAGGACGCGCGGCGCGGGGTCGTTCCGGCCGATCCCACGGTGGTGCTGCAGATCCCCTCGCAGAACGACCCGGACCTCGCCCCGGCGGGCAAGCACGCCGCGTCGGCGTTCGCGTTGTTCTTCCCGATCGAGGGGGACGTGGATTATGGGCAGGCGAAGGTCGAAATGGGTCAGCGGGTGATCGACAAGATCACCCGGCTCGCGCCGAATTTCGAACGCAGCATCATCCGGCACACCACCTTCACGCCCAAGCACATGGGGGTGATGTTCGGCGCCCCGGGCGGCGACTACTGCCACGGTCTGTTGAACGCGAATCAGGTCGGCCCCAACCGGCCGGGCCCCAGGGGGTTTCTGGGCCAGCCGATCCCGATCGAGGGGCTGTACCTGGGCAGCGCGGGATGCCACGGCGGACCCGGCATCACGTTCATCCCCGGCTACAACGCGGCGCGTGCGGCATTGGATGCGCGCTGA
- a CDS encoding MBL fold metallo-hydrolase, which yields MQVTSVGHAGFLIETQAGSILCDPWVNPAYFASWFPFPDNSTLDWDKLGACDYLYVSHLHKDHFDAKNLAEHVNKDATVLLPDFPVPDLRNALQELGFHRFFETSDSVKHRIDGPRGGLDVMIIALRAPADGPIGDSALLVSDGATTVFNMNDARPVDLDVLAAEFGHIDVHLLQYSGAIWYPMVYDMPARAKESFGVQKRQRQMDRARQYLAQVGATWVVPSAGPPCFLDPELRHLNDDHADPANIFPDQMVFLDQMRTHGHDGGLLMMPGSTADFTGSTLNSLRHPLPTDEVEAIFTTGKADYIAAYAERMAPVVAAERASWAPAAGEPLLESLRALFEPIMSQSDEICDGIGYPVELVLGPETVILDFPKRAVRERIPDEKVRYGFEIAPELVRTVLRDREPDWVNTIFLSTRFRAWRVGGYNEYLYTFFKCLTDERIAYADGWFAETHDDSASVTLDGWEIQRRCPHLKADLSKFGVVEGNTLTCNLHGWQWRLDDGRCLTARGHQLRSRRA from the coding sequence GTGCAGGTCACCAGCGTAGGCCACGCCGGATTTCTGATCGAGACCCAAGCGGGCAGCATCCTTTGCGACCCCTGGGTCAATCCGGCCTACTTCGCCTCCTGGTTCCCGTTCCCGGACAACAGCACGCTGGACTGGGACAAGCTGGGCGCCTGCGACTACCTGTACGTGTCGCACCTGCACAAGGACCACTTCGACGCGAAGAACCTGGCCGAGCACGTCAACAAGGACGCGACGGTCCTGCTGCCGGACTTTCCCGTGCCTGACCTGCGAAACGCGTTGCAGGAGTTGGGCTTTCACCGATTCTTCGAGACCAGCGATTCGGTGAAGCATCGGATCGACGGTCCCCGTGGCGGTCTGGACGTCATGATCATCGCCCTGCGGGCGCCCGCCGACGGCCCGATCGGCGATTCGGCGCTGCTGGTCTCCGACGGCGCCACAACGGTTTTCAACATGAACGACGCCCGGCCCGTCGACCTGGACGTGCTGGCCGCCGAGTTCGGGCACATCGATGTGCACCTGCTGCAGTACTCCGGGGCGATCTGGTACCCGATGGTCTACGACATGCCGGCGCGCGCCAAGGAGTCCTTCGGCGTCCAGAAGCGGCAACGGCAGATGGACCGCGCCCGCCAGTACCTCGCCCAGGTCGGGGCTACGTGGGTGGTCCCGTCCGCGGGGCCGCCGTGCTTCCTGGATCCCGAGTTGCGCCACCTCAACGACGACCACGCGGATCCGGCCAACATCTTTCCGGACCAGATGGTGTTCCTGGACCAGATGCGCACGCACGGCCACGACGGCGGCCTGCTGATGATGCCCGGGTCGACCGCCGACTTCACCGGGTCCACCCTGAATTCGCTGCGCCACCCGCTGCCCACCGACGAGGTCGAGGCCATCTTCACCACGGGCAAGGCCGACTACATCGCCGCGTACGCCGAGCGGATGGCGCCCGTCGTCGCCGCCGAGCGGGCGAGCTGGGCCCCCGCGGCCGGGGAACCCCTCCTGGAATCGCTGCGCGCGTTGTTCGAGCCGATCATGTCCCAAAGCGACGAGATCTGCGACGGGATCGGCTACCCCGTCGAACTGGTGCTCGGTCCCGAGACGGTGATCCTGGACTTCCCGAAACGCGCCGTGCGGGAACGGATTCCGGACGAGAAAGTCCGCTACGGATTCGAGATCGCACCGGAGCTGGTGCGCACCGTGCTGCGCGACCGCGAACCCGACTGGGTCAACACCATCTTCTTGTCCACCCGCTTTCGGGCGTGGCGGGTCGGCGGCTACAACGAGTACCTCTACACCTTCTTCAAGTGCCTGACCGACGAACGCATCGCCTACGCCGACGGCTGGTTCGCCGAAACCCACGACGACTCGGCGTCGGTCACGCTGGACGGCTGGGAGATCCAGCGCCGCTGTCCCCACCTCAAGGCCGATCTGTCGAAATTCGGTGTGGTAGAAGGGAACACGTTGACCTGCAACCTGCACGGGTGGCAGTGGCGATTGGACGACGGGCGGTGCCTGACCGCGCGGGGCCACCAGCTGCGGAGTCGCCGCGCGTGA
- a CDS encoding lysophospholipid acyltransferase family protein, protein MEPVYGTVIQLARLVWRAQGLKITVTGVENLPTSGGAVIAINHTGYLDFTFAGLPAYKQGLGRKVRFMAKQEVFDHKVTGPIMRSLRHISVNRQDGAASYEAAVRHLKDGELVGVYPEATISRSFEIKEFKSGAARMAVEAGVPIVPHIVWGAQRIWTKDHPKKLWRPKVPIVVVVGEPIEPTLGIEELKGLLHSRMQHLLERAQELYGAHPAGEFWVPHRLGGGAPSLAEAARLEAEEAAARAARRARPAGAPEQ, encoded by the coding sequence GTGGAACCGGTTTACGGGACTGTCATCCAGCTAGCCCGCTTGGTATGGCGCGCGCAGGGGCTGAAGATCACGGTCACGGGTGTGGAGAACCTCCCGACGAGCGGCGGTGCGGTCATCGCGATCAACCACACCGGCTATTTGGACTTCACGTTCGCGGGGTTGCCCGCCTACAAGCAGGGCCTGGGCCGCAAGGTGCGGTTCATGGCCAAGCAGGAGGTCTTCGACCACAAGGTCACCGGGCCCATCATGCGCAGCCTGCGCCACATCTCGGTGAATCGGCAGGACGGCGCCGCCTCCTACGAGGCCGCCGTCCGGCACCTGAAAGACGGTGAGCTGGTCGGGGTTTACCCCGAGGCCACCATCAGCCGCAGCTTCGAGATCAAGGAGTTCAAATCGGGCGCGGCCCGCATGGCGGTCGAGGCCGGGGTGCCGATCGTCCCGCACATCGTCTGGGGCGCCCAGCGCATCTGGACCAAGGACCACCCGAAGAAGCTCTGGCGGCCGAAGGTGCCGATCGTCGTGGTGGTCGGGGAACCGATCGAGCCGACGCTGGGCATCGAGGAATTGAAGGGCCTCCTGCATTCCCGGATGCAGCACCTGCTCGAACGCGCGCAGGAACTCTACGGCGCCCATCCCGCCGGGGAGTTCTGGGTGCCGCACCGGTTGGGCGGGGGCGCCCCGTCGCTGGCGGAAGCGGCCCGGCTGGAAGCCGAGGAGGCGGCCGCCCGGGCGGCGCGCCGGGCGCGCCCCGCAGGGGCGCCGGAGCAGTGA
- a CDS encoding lysophospholipid acyltransferase family protein → MVEPTFRALELLAQLAVAATGTKITYRGEQHIPERGGAVVAINHTSYVDFLPAGLAVYRRGRRLRFMIKAEMQQVRVVNFLIKHTRTIPVDRGAGAGAYAVAVQRLREGELVGVYPEATISRSFELKEFKTGAARMALEANVPIVPVIVWGAQRIWTKDHPRKLGRAKIPVTVQVGAPLQVREDIAQTDAALRDSMTTLLHEAQRDYPHEPGAYWVPHRLGGTAPTRAEAARIEADEAAARSAKKAANRADRPSQ, encoded by the coding sequence ATGGTGGAGCCGACCTTCCGCGCGCTGGAGCTCCTGGCCCAACTGGCGGTGGCGGCCACCGGCACCAAAATCACCTATCGCGGCGAGCAGCACATCCCTGAGCGGGGTGGGGCCGTGGTGGCGATCAACCACACCAGCTACGTCGACTTTTTGCCCGCTGGCCTGGCCGTGTACCGCCGGGGGCGGCGCCTGCGGTTCATGATCAAGGCGGAGATGCAGCAGGTCAGGGTGGTCAACTTCCTGATCAAGCACACCCGCACGATCCCGGTGGACCGGGGCGCCGGCGCGGGCGCCTACGCGGTGGCCGTGCAGCGGCTCCGTGAGGGTGAGCTGGTGGGCGTGTACCCCGAAGCGACGATCAGTCGCAGCTTCGAGCTCAAGGAGTTCAAGACGGGCGCCGCGCGGATGGCGCTGGAGGCGAACGTCCCGATCGTCCCGGTGATCGTGTGGGGGGCGCAGCGCATCTGGACCAAGGACCACCCGCGTAAACTGGGTCGGGCCAAAATTCCTGTCACCGTGCAGGTGGGCGCGCCGTTGCAGGTGCGCGAAGACATTGCGCAGACCGACGCTGCCCTGCGCGACTCGATGACGACGTTGCTGCACGAGGCGCAACGGGACTATCCGCACGAGCCCGGGGCGTACTGGGTGCCGCACCGGCTGGGCGGGACGGCCCCGACCCGCGCGGAGGCCGCGCGCATCGAGGCCGACGAGGCGGCGGCCCGATCGGCCAAGAAGGCGGCCAACCGGGCCGACCGCCCGTCGCAGTAG
- a CDS encoding lysophospholipid acyltransferase family protein — protein MPEGFYRLAEWIVPPMVAMQGTKFTYEGLENIPERGGALLAQNHTSYLDWLPTLMAVRERRRRAYFMIKAEMADVKAVNYVIKHARLIPVDRRSGHDAFDAAVQRMREGELIGTHPEATISRSFELREFKTGAARMALEAQVPIVPVIVWGAHRIWPKDHPKKVLRNKVPITVVAGRPLPPRGTPEQLNAVLREAMNALLYRVQEEYPHPKDEFWVPRRLGGGAPTQEDSRAIRLSELQERMQKYGTDGVTRPGQTQSGLH, from the coding sequence ATGCCCGAGGGGTTCTACCGGCTGGCGGAGTGGATCGTCCCGCCGATGGTCGCCATGCAGGGAACCAAGTTCACCTATGAGGGCCTCGAGAACATCCCCGAGCGCGGCGGCGCCCTGCTGGCCCAAAACCACACCAGTTACTTGGACTGGCTTCCCACGCTGATGGCCGTCCGGGAGCGCCGACGCCGCGCGTATTTCATGATCAAGGCCGAGATGGCCGACGTGAAGGCGGTCAACTACGTCATCAAGCACGCCCGGCTGATCCCGGTGGATCGCAGGTCGGGTCACGACGCCTTCGACGCGGCGGTGCAACGCATGCGCGAGGGCGAGCTGATCGGGACGCACCCCGAGGCCACCATCAGCCGCAGTTTCGAGCTGCGGGAATTCAAGACCGGGGCCGCGCGCATGGCGCTGGAAGCGCAGGTGCCGATCGTCCCGGTGATCGTGTGGGGCGCCCACCGGATCTGGCCCAAGGACCATCCGAAAAAGGTGCTGCGCAACAAGGTTCCGATCACCGTGGTCGCCGGGCGCCCGCTGCCACCGCGGGGCACGCCCGAGCAGCTCAACGCGGTGTTGCGTGAGGCGATGAATGCCCTGCTGTATCGGGTGCAGGAGGAATACCCGCACCCGAAGGACGAATTCTGGGTGCCGCGCCGATTGGGGGGCGGCGCGCCCACCCAGGAGGATTCCCGGGCCATCCGGTTGTCGGAATTGCAGGAGCGGATGCAGAAGTACGGGACCGACGGCGTCACGCGCCCGGGGCAGACGCAAAGCGGATTGCATTGA
- a CDS encoding Cof-type HAD-IIB family hydrolase: protein MKPTLIACDVDGTLFDDDEKITPRTRDAIRAAVDSGAQFVVATGRPPRWIRPVVDALGFAPIAVCANGAVIYDSATDRVMSTRTLSVDTLAELAELATRVIPGAGLAVERIGERAHDTATPQFISSPGYEHAWLNPDNTEVSIEDLLSAPAIKLLIRRAGARSSDMAAELAKHVGIEGDITYSTDNGLVEIVPLGISKATGVDEIARPLQIAREEVVAFGDMPNDLPILRWAGHGVAMGNAHPDVQAAADEVTAANNDDGVGRVLERWWL, encoded by the coding sequence ATGAAGCCGACGCTCATCGCCTGCGACGTCGACGGCACCCTGTTCGACGACGACGAAAAGATCACCCCGCGCACCCGCGACGCCATTCGCGCCGCGGTGGACTCCGGTGCGCAGTTCGTCGTGGCGACCGGGCGCCCGCCCCGGTGGATACGTCCCGTCGTCGACGCGCTGGGCTTCGCCCCAATTGCGGTGTGCGCCAACGGCGCCGTGATCTATGACTCCGCCACCGACCGGGTGATGTCGACGCGCACGCTGTCCGTCGACACCCTGGCCGAGTTGGCGGAGCTGGCGACTCGCGTCATACCCGGCGCGGGTCTGGCCGTCGAGCGGATCGGCGAACGCGCCCACGACACGGCGACCCCGCAGTTCATCAGCTCGCCGGGCTACGAGCATGCCTGGCTCAACCCCGACAACACCGAGGTGTCGATCGAGGACCTGCTCAGCGCCCCGGCGATCAAGCTGCTCATTCGCCGGGCCGGGGCCCGTAGCTCCGACATGGCCGCCGAGCTGGCCAAGCACGTCGGCATCGAGGGCGACATCACCTACTCCACCGACAACGGCCTGGTCGAGATCGTGCCGCTGGGGATCAGCAAGGCCACCGGGGTGGACGAGATCGCCAGGCCGCTGCAGATCGCCCGTGAGGAGGTGGTGGCGTTCGGCGACATGCCCAACGACCTGCCGATCCTGCGCTGGGCGGGCCATGGCGTGGCGATGGGCAACGCCCATCCCGACGTGCAGGCCGCCGCCGACGAGGTGACCGCCGCCAACAACGACGACGGCGTGGGGCGGGTGCTGGAACGTTGGTGGCTTTAA
- a CDS encoding LGFP repeat-containing protein: MSRSRAPTMMLTAIAATVVIVSWVGDATRGRVAAGPAPARGTQLVEQPLIGLGAGVTVREIGQDAPFSLVALTGDLAGTSTRVRARHPDGSWGPWYQTEYETAAPDPAGAAHPAGVAEGPRGTDPVFVGTTTTVQIAVTRPLDAKATQPPPASPTEAKDLGYKPASREQPFGQNISAVLISPPQAPAQTQWTPPSGVVMPGQAPPIISRAEWGADESLRCGSPQYDNGIRAAVIHHTAGSNDYSPLESAGIVKAIYTYHSKTLGWCDIAYNALVDKYGQVFEGSAGGLTKAVEAFHTGGFNRNTWGVSMIGNFDDVPPTPIQLRTVGRLLGWRLGIDGVDPKGTVQLESAGSHYTTFPAGSVATLPTIFTHRDVGNTDCPGNAAYALMDEIRDIAAHFNDPPEELIKALQGGAIYDHWQAIGGMNSVLGAPTAPEDSAAGDARFVTFARGAMYWSPETGPQPVTGAIYDAWGSQSYERGPLGLPTSAEIQEPLQITQNFQHGTLNFERLTGNVTEVVDGITTPLATQLPSGPTVPAEHFSLPAHPGAT, encoded by the coding sequence GTGTCTCGCAGTCGCGCGCCGACGATGATGCTCACCGCCATCGCGGCGACCGTCGTCATCGTCTCGTGGGTGGGGGACGCGACGCGCGGTCGCGTTGCCGCCGGCCCGGCGCCGGCGCGCGGCACCCAGCTCGTCGAGCAACCGCTGATCGGACTGGGCGCCGGAGTCACGGTTCGCGAAATCGGTCAGGACGCTCCGTTCTCGTTGGTGGCGCTGACCGGCGACCTGGCCGGCACGTCGACCCGGGTGCGCGCCAGACACCCCGACGGCTCGTGGGGCCCCTGGTATCAGACGGAGTACGAAACCGCAGCGCCCGACCCGGCGGGGGCCGCCCATCCGGCCGGCGTTGCGGAGGGGCCGCGCGGCACGGACCCGGTCTTCGTCGGCACCACGACCACCGTCCAGATCGCGGTGACCCGGCCGCTCGACGCGAAGGCGACGCAGCCGCCCCCGGCGTCCCCGACTGAAGCGAAGGATCTGGGGTACAAACCGGCGTCGAGGGAACAGCCGTTCGGGCAGAACATCTCCGCCGTCCTCATCTCCCCGCCCCAAGCGCCGGCCCAAACCCAGTGGACACCACCGTCCGGGGTGGTGATGCCCGGGCAGGCTCCCCCCATCATCAGCCGCGCGGAATGGGGTGCCGACGAATCGCTGCGATGCGGTAGCCCGCAGTACGACAACGGGATTCGCGCCGCGGTCATCCACCACACCGCGGGCAGTAACGACTATTCGCCGCTGGAATCGGCCGGGATCGTCAAGGCCATTTACACCTACCACAGCAAGACGCTGGGCTGGTGCGACATCGCCTACAACGCGCTGGTGGACAAGTACGGCCAGGTGTTCGAGGGCAGCGCCGGCGGGCTCACCAAGGCGGTCGAGGCCTTCCACACCGGCGGGTTCAACCGCAACACCTGGGGCGTGTCGATGATCGGCAACTTCGACGACGTGCCCCCGACACCGATCCAATTGCGCACCGTCGGCCGCCTCCTCGGTTGGCGGCTGGGCATCGACGGCGTCGACCCCAAGGGCACGGTGCAACTGGAGTCGGCCGGCAGCCACTACACCACCTTCCCGGCGGGTTCGGTCGCGACGCTGCCGACCATCTTCACCCACCGTGACGTCGGCAACACCGACTGCCCGGGCAACGCCGCCTACGCGCTGATGGACGAGATACGGGACATCGCAGCGCATTTCAACGACCCACCGGAGGAACTGATCAAGGCGCTGCAGGGCGGCGCGATCTACGATCACTGGCAGGCGATCGGCGGGATGAACAGCGTGCTGGGTGCGCCGACCGCGCCCGAGGACAGCGCGGCCGGTGACGCCCGCTTTGTCACCTTCGCCCGGGGCGCCATGTATTGGTCACCCGAGACCGGCCCCCAGCCGGTCACCGGCGCCATCTACGACGCCTGGGGATCGCAGAGCTACGAGCGCGGCCCACTCGGGTTGCCGACCAGCGCGGAAATACAAGAGCCGCTGCAGATTACGCAGAACTTCCAGCACGGGACGCTGAACTTCGAGCGGCTGACCGGAAACGTCACCGAGGTGGTGGACGGCATCACGACGCCGCTGGCCACCCAATTGCCAAGCGGCCCAACGGTGCCCGCCGAACACTTCTCGCTACCGGCGCACCCCGGCGCCACCTGA
- a CDS encoding PirG, whose protein sequence is MPNRRRRKLSTAMSAVAALAVASPCAYFLVYESTADNKAPEHHEFKQAAVMSDLPGELMGALSQGLSQFGINMPPVPALSGGATTPGLASPGLGTPGLGSPGLGTPGLTNPGLTSPGLTSPGLTSPGLTSPGLASPGLTNPGAAPTTPGLTAPGALPATPGAGIATPGAGLNPALSNPGLTSPAGVAPGLGSPTLSPSEVPIDSGAGLDPGVGGTYPILGDPSTFGNASPIGGGTGLGGGSGSGASGGLVNDVMQAANQLGAGQAIDLLKGLVMPAITQGMQGGGAAGALPGAAAGALPGAAGALPGAAGALPGAAAGALPAAAGAAGALPAAAGAVPALPPV, encoded by the coding sequence GTGCCGAACCGACGCCGACGCAAGCTCTCGACAGCCATGAGCGCGGTTGCCGCCCTGGCAGTGGCGAGTCCGTGCGCATACTTCCTTGTTTACGAATCGACGGCCGACAACAAGGCGCCCGAGCATCACGAGTTCAAGCAGGCCGCGGTGATGAGCGACCTGCCCGGCGAGCTGATGGGCGCGCTGTCCCAGGGGCTGTCGCAATTCGGGATCAACATGCCTCCGGTTCCCGCCCTGAGCGGGGGCGCGACCACACCCGGTCTCGCCAGTCCCGGCCTGGGCACTCCGGGCCTCGGGTCCCCCGGGCTGGGGACGCCGGGCCTGACCAATCCCGGCCTGACGAGCCCTGGTTTGACCAGCCCCGGCCTGACGAGCCCCGGTTTGACCAGCCCCGGGCTGGCGAGCCCGGGCCTCACGAACCCCGGCGCGGCTCCTACGACGCCCGGGCTCACCGCGCCCGGTGCGCTGCCGGCCACCCCGGGCGCGGGGATCGCGACCCCGGGCGCCGGGCTCAACCCCGCGCTGTCCAACCCCGGGCTGACCAGCCCGGCCGGGGTGGCGCCGGGGCTGGGCAGCCCGACCCTGTCGCCGAGCGAGGTACCCATCGACTCCGGGGCCGGCCTGGACCCGGGCGTCGGCGGCACCTACCCGATCCTCGGCGACCCGTCGACGTTCGGTAACGCTTCGCCCATCGGTGGCGGCACCGGCCTGGGCGGTGGCTCCGGATCCGGCGCCAGCGGCGGCCTGGTCAACGACGTCATGCAGGCGGCCAACCAGTTGGGCGCCGGTCAGGCGATCGACCTGCTCAAGGGCTTGGTGATGCCGGCCATCACGCAGGGCATGCAGGGCGGCGGGGCCGCGGGCGCCCTCCCGGGTGCCGCCGCGGGCGCTCTGCCGGGCGCCGCGGGTGCCTTGCCGGGCGCCGCGGGTGCCCTGCCCGGTGCCGCGGCGGGAGCACTCCCGGCCGCCGCGGGTGCCGCCGGTGCGCTGCCGGCGGCCGCGGGCGCGGTGCCGGCACTGCCCCCGGTCTGA
- the glf gene encoding UDP-galactopyranose mutase has protein sequence MTARFDLFVVGSGFFGLTIAERVATQLQKRVLVVDRRPHIGGNAYSEAEPHTGIEVHKYGAHLFHTSNKRVWDYVRQFTEFTDYRHRVFAMHNGQAYQFPMGLGLVSQFFGKYFTPDEARKLIAEQAAEIKTEDAQNFEEKAISLVGRPLYEAFLKNYTAKQWQTDPKELPASNITRLPVRYTFDNRYFSDTYEGLPVDGYTAWLQNMAADDRIEVRLDTDWFDVRDQLRADSPDAPVVYTGPLDRYFDYAEGRLGWRTLDFELEVLPIGDFQGTPVMNYNDADVPYTRIHEFRHFHTERDYPADKTVIMREYSRFAEDDDEPYYPINTEADRAVLAAYRARAKSETASAKVLFGGRLGTYQYLDMHMAIASALNMYDNVLAPHLRDGKALVGESD, from the coding sequence ATGACAGCTCGTTTCGATCTTTTCGTCGTCGGCTCTGGATTCTTCGGACTGACCATTGCCGAGCGCGTGGCTACCCAGCTTCAGAAGCGTGTACTCGTGGTGGACCGCCGTCCGCACATCGGTGGCAACGCCTATTCGGAAGCCGAGCCGCACACCGGCATCGAGGTGCACAAGTACGGCGCCCACCTGTTCCACACCTCTAACAAGAGGGTCTGGGACTACGTGCGGCAGTTCACCGAGTTCACCGACTACCGGCACCGGGTCTTCGCCATGCACAACGGGCAGGCCTACCAATTCCCGATGGGGCTGGGCCTGGTGTCGCAGTTCTTCGGCAAGTACTTCACCCCCGACGAGGCGCGCAAGCTCATCGCCGAGCAGGCCGCCGAGATCAAAACCGAGGACGCGCAGAACTTCGAGGAGAAGGCCATCTCCCTGGTCGGCCGGCCGCTCTATGAGGCCTTCCTCAAGAACTACACCGCCAAGCAGTGGCAGACCGACCCCAAGGAGCTGCCGGCGTCGAACATCACCCGGCTGCCGGTGCGCTACACGTTCGACAACCGCTACTTTTCCGACACCTACGAGGGCCTGCCGGTCGACGGGTACACGGCGTGGCTGCAGAACATGGCCGCCGACGACCGCATCGAGGTCCGGCTGGACACCGACTGGTTCGACGTGCGCGACCAACTGCGCGCGGACAGCCCCGACGCGCCGGTCGTCTACACCGGCCCGCTGGACCGCTACTTCGACTACGCCGAGGGCCGGCTGGGCTGGCGCACGCTGGACTTCGAGCTGGAAGTGCTTCCGATCGGGGATTTCCAGGGCACACCGGTGATGAACTACAACGACGCCGACGTGCCCTACACCCGCATCCACGAGTTCCGGCACTTCCACACCGAGCGCGACTATCCGGCCGACAAGACCGTGATCATGCGCGAATATTCGCGGTTCGCCGAGGACGACGACGAGCCCTACTACCCGATCAACACCGAGGCCGATCGCGCCGTGCTGGCCGCCTACCGGGCCAGGGCCAAGTCCGAAACCGCTTCGGCGAAGGTGCTTTTCGGCGGGCGGTTGGGCACCTATCAGTATCTGGACATGCACATGGCCATCGCCAGCGCACTGAACATGTACGACAACGTCCTCGCGCCGCACCTGCGCGACGGCAAAGCTCTAGTGGGGGAGAGCGACTGA